Part of the Halopenitus persicus genome is shown below.
CGGTATCGGGTATGAATTAGCCAAACTCTGCGCACAGGACGGATACGACGTGGTGCTCGTTGCGAGGCATCAAGAACCGTTAGAGCGGGCTGCAGACGCGCTCGAATCGACCTGGGGTATAACCACGATGACGATACCGAAGGATCTGTCTCGGCCCGAATCAGCCAGGGAAATTCACGACGAGCTCCGACATGAGAACATACATGTCGATATTCTTGTGAACAATGCCGCAGCACGACCCACGCCTGCTCGCTTCGACGAGACGGACCTCGAAATCACCGAGGATCTGATCCGGACAAATGTCGTCACGCTTACGAACCTCACTAGACGGTTCGTTGCGCCGATGGTCGAGCGTGGTGCTGGTCGCATACTCAACGTGTCCTCGGTGGCTGGAGAGCTCCCGAGCCCACCATTCGGTGTTTACGCCGCGACCAAAGGGTACGTAAGTACGTTGTCAACCGTGCTCGCCCGCCAACTCGAACCCGCTGGGATCACGGTCACGGTG
Proteins encoded:
- a CDS encoding SDR family NAD(P)-dependent oxidoreductase, producing MERADKTALITGGSRGIGYELAKLCAQDGYDVVLVARHQEPLERAADALESTWGITTMTIPKDLSRPESAREIHDELRHENIHVDILVNNAAARPTPARFDETDLEITEDLIRTNVVTLTNLTRRFVAPMVERGAGRILNVSSVAGELPSPPFGVYAATKGYVSTLSTVLARQLEPAGITVTVLVPGWTDTEMAWDAFEALDIDPETREILSPEDVAKAGYDGLLSGHTHVIPGQQYREAIRSELTTRASDIGP